The genomic segment GTGGGGTGGGGCCGCGGGGCCATCCGGCCGCGACTGGCCGAGCTGCGCGAGCGATACTTTCCGCAGTTGGTGTTCGGTCCGGACATAACCTGAACCGATGGCGAGCCAACCGATTAGGCGTCAGCCACCTTTCACCCCGCTGATTTCAAATCAGCGTTCCAAAGTGGAGATCACGGAGAGGTGCGGGCCGTCGCTGGTCATGGTCAATTGGTAGTCGATTATCATCCGCTTGTTGGCGGCAAAATAGGTGGTCTTCCGCTTGATCAGGTCCATCATAACAGCCAGGAAATCGTCTCGTGCGTCAGGCGGGAGAGTTGCCGCCGTGCGGTCCAGCAGATCCGCCCGCTCACGAGGGGACGCGATGGCCGCGTTCCGAGCGATCAGAGCGACGGAGACCAGCTTCTTGAGCTGGTCTCCGGTTTTCCAGTGGTCCTTGTAAGGTTCGATAAAGTCCCACACCACCTCGGACATCTTGACTTCACCGCGCGGCTCAATGAGAACCAGGGGCGCCTCGGGTGGTGGATCGTTTTTAGCGAATCGGTTCTTCAGTGCCTTCTTTTTCTTTGCTTGCTTCTTTTGTTCTTGCGATCGCCCACGGTCAACCCTCTCGTATCGGCAGCGTCGGGCCGGCTCTCACCCGCTAACCTATCCGCTCCTCGGCCGTTGCTCAACCAGTGTCCGGCCGCCGATTGAAAGGCTCTGTTTGGACAAAACAAACTAGTTGATAATCAAGTCAAAGCGGCACAAGTCATAAAGTCGAAAACCTGGACCCGCTCCGGTCGTTGCCTCTACGACCGGCGACTACGACTTGAGACGGCACCGGGCCAACCCGCGACGCGCGCCCGCGGCTTGGCCGTCGATTGTCGCGCGCCGCAGCGAAGGTGAGCGGATTGCCCTGTCGGACGACCGGATCGAAGCGGCCGGCTCACTTGGCTGTCACCCGGACAAACGACCGCTCGGTGCCCTTATCGTCGATGGTGACCAGTTCCGTGTCGGTCAGCTTGGTGACGCTCCGGTTCGATTTCTCCTCCTGATCGCCCAGCTTCATCGTCATCTCGATTTTGTTCCCGCTGACCTTGTAGGTGCCATCGGCCGTGAGCGCCTTGCCGTCCCCGGTGGTCAGGGTGAACTTCGCCTTGCCGTCCTTCATGATCTCCAGCACCACCGATCCGTCCTTCTTCTCTGTCCGCTCCCACTTCCCGACCAACTTGTCGGGGTCGATTTTCTCGACCTTTTTGTCGTCCGCCCCGGCCTGTAAGCCGAAGGCGAGCACGAGGACCGCCAGAAGAACGCGCAGGTTCATGGGAAGCTCCGGTGAAACGAGTCCATCAGGGCATACCCGTGAACTCGGTTACTGTCCACTGCGCCTTCGATGTGTCAGGCGGCTGATTGAATGACGACGGTGCGAGCTGCGAACGTTGGCGCTGGGAGCGCGGCACCTGTTCGTTCGGGGGGTAATGGCCCCGGAGGGAGTCGAACCCCCGTTTCGTGGTTGTCACCCACGCGTCGTAAGCCGTTGGACCACGAGGCCGCGATCCGATCATTGGAGAGGACGCGCGGCCGCAGGCACAGGTTCGCGAGCAGTGTCAGGTTGCTTTCACGGACCGTCCGTTCCACCTCCGCTGCGCCATCGGCGGGCTCATGTGGCGCGGCAGCGCGTGCGAGGTGTCGTCCCGGCCCGGTTTCTACAATACCCCCACTTCACTCTCCTCCGCAGGAACCTTCGAGATGTCCGAGTACCGCACGGAAACCGACAGCATGGGACCGATCCGCGTGCCGGCGGATCGCTACTACGGCGCCCAGACGGCCCGCTCGCTCACGCACTTCGCCATCGGCGCCGACACCATGCCGCGGCCCGTCCTGCGCGCGTTCGGCACCCTCAAAAAGGCCGCCGCGCTCGTCAACAAGGCGCTCGGGCTGCTGGCGGCCGACAAGTGCGACCTCATCGCCCGCGCCGCCGACGAAGTGATCTCCGGCCACCTCGACGACCACTTCCCGCTCCGCGTGTGGCAGACCGGCAGCGGCACCCAGACCAACATGAACGTGAACGAGGTCATCTCCAACCGCGCCATCACGCTGGCCGGCGGGCACATGGGGAGCAAGAAGCCCGTTCACCCCAACGACGACGTGAACATGTCGCAGTCGTCCAACGACACCTTCCCCACGGCCATGCACATCGCCGCGGCGGAGGAACTCGTTCACCAACTCGTGCCCAGCGTGACCGCCCTGCGGGACACGCTCGCCGCGAAGGCGCACGAGTTCGCCGACGTCGTGAAGATCGGCCGCACGCACCTCATGGACGCCGTGCCGCTCACGCTCGGCCAGGAGTTCAGCGGCTACGTCGCCCAGCTCGACTACGGCCTCGCCGCGGTGAAGGCCACGCTGCCGATGGTGTACGAACTCGCCCTCGGCGGCACCGCAGTGGGCACCGGGCTGAACGCGCACCCGGAGTTCGCCGTCCGCGTGGCCGAGCAGGTCGCCGAGCTGACCGGGCTGCCGTTCGTCACCGCCCCGAACAAGTTCCAGGCGCTCGCCGGCCACGAGCCGCTCGTGTTCGCGAGCGGGGCGCTCAAGACGCTCGCGACCAGCCTCATGAAGATCGCCAACGACGTCCGCTGGCTGGCGAGCGGCCCGCGCTGCGGCCTGGGCGAACTCACCATCCCCGAAAACGAGCCCGGCTCGTCGATCATGCCCGGCAAGGTGAACCCCACGCAGTCCGAAGCGCTCACGATGGTCTGCGTGCAGGTGCTCGCGAACGACGTCGCTGTCGGGCTCGGCGCGAGCCAGGGCAACTTCGAGCTGAACGTGTTCAAGCCGGTCATCATTCACAACTTCCTGCACTCGGTCCGGCTCCTCACCGACGCGTGCCGGAGCTTCCGCGAGCACTGCGCCGCGGACATGCCCGAAACCGACTACGAGGCGCTCGAATACGGCCGCGGCGCGGACAGCGCCATGATCGAGGTGGACCAGTCGAAGATCAAACCGAAGGCCGGCGGCAAGGTGCGCAAGGGGATCGAGGCGAACCGCGAGCAGATCGCGGCGTACCTGAACAACTCGCTAATG from the Frigoriglobus tundricola genome contains:
- the fumC gene encoding class II fumarate hydratase yields the protein MSEYRTETDSMGPIRVPADRYYGAQTARSLTHFAIGADTMPRPVLRAFGTLKKAAALVNKALGLLAADKCDLIARAADEVISGHLDDHFPLRVWQTGSGTQTNMNVNEVISNRAITLAGGHMGSKKPVHPNDDVNMSQSSNDTFPTAMHIAAAEELVHQLVPSVTALRDTLAAKAHEFADVVKIGRTHLMDAVPLTLGQEFSGYVAQLDYGLAAVKATLPMVYELALGGTAVGTGLNAHPEFAVRVAEQVAELTGLPFVTAPNKFQALAGHEPLVFASGALKTLATSLMKIANDVRWLASGPRCGLGELTIPENEPGSSIMPGKVNPTQSEALTMVCVQVLANDVAVGLGASQGNFELNVFKPVIIHNFLHSVRLLTDACRSFREHCAADMPETDYEALEYGRGADSAMIEVDQSKIKPKAGGKVRKGIEANREQIAAYLNNSLMLVTALNRHIGYDAAAKIAKTAHHNGTTLREEAVQLAPPLKDGSGVLTAEKFDLIVRPEKMTGPGTES
- a CDS encoding TIGR03066 family protein, which encodes MNLRVLLAVLVLAFGLQAGADDKKVEKIDPDKLVGKWERTEKKDGSVVLEIMKDGKAKFTLTTGDGKALTADGTYKVSGNKIEMTMKLGDQEEKSNRSVTKLTDTELVTIDDKGTERSFVRVTAK